A genomic window from Methanovulcanius yangii includes:
- a CDS encoding 30S ribosomal protein S17e: MGIKPTYIKALSQELLAKHGNRFTNDFEENKRVVSEVTVIESKRVRNRVAGSVTRKVNRRKNI; encoded by the coding sequence ATGGGAATCAAACCAACGTATATCAAGGCACTCAGCCAGGAGCTTCTGGCCAAGCACGGAAACCGGTTTACGAACGACTTTGAAGAGAACAAGAGAGTTGTCTCAGAGGTAACGGTTATCGAGAGCAAGCGTGTTCGGAACCGTGTAGCCGGAAGTGTCACACGAAAGGTAAATAGGAGAAAGAATATATAA
- a CDS encoding indolepyruvate ferredoxin oxidoreductase subunit alpha, with product MVAVVDKDKCTGCETCVDVCPAAAIEMDDGIAVVDADLCVDCESCVDECPAEAIRME from the coding sequence ATGGTAGCTGTTGTAGACAAAGACAAATGTACCGGGTGCGAAACGTGTGTCGACGTATGCCCCGCCGCTGCAATTGAGATGGATGATGGTATTGCTGTTGTCGATGCTGACCTGTGTGTTGACTGTGAGTCCTGTGTTGACGAATGTCCGGCTGAAGCAATCCGGATGGAATAA
- a CDS encoding DNA primase large subunit PriL: MEIPLDSLIRSESGVGVRIKENAAQRIKDSLGYTDFTLQPEFESIDDEILSYAVARMIVSCLNDRMIMDRLARYEAERAYHFLQTEEPAKKRYVAQSFGLDSDAGEMRVIDYVGLVATMKDAKWRLVNRDVRHGMVRILAGEYDELLRERIRVVIRSQLPLDIPGSIAMRLRPYADSVSVAYQEKILEQYGEVDEGSYPPCMEAIIRAVSEGTNIPHTARFSLTAFLHTIGLQEPQIVEVFARAPDFDISRTMYQVEHISGRGGTEYTPPGCQTLKTYGLCVNRDATCKDVSHPLSYYKRKKKGRKKETTESAAQ, translated from the coding sequence ATGGAGATCCCGCTCGACTCGCTCATACGCTCGGAGTCCGGTGTGGGTGTCAGAATAAAGGAGAATGCCGCACAGAGAATCAAGGATTCCCTCGGGTATACAGATTTTACTCTTCAGCCTGAATTCGAGTCGATCGATGATGAAATCCTGAGCTATGCCGTCGCCCGGATGATCGTCTCCTGTCTCAACGACCGGATGATTATGGACCGGCTCGCCCGGTACGAGGCGGAACGAGCCTACCATTTCCTCCAGACGGAAGAGCCGGCGAAGAAACGTTATGTTGCACAATCGTTTGGTCTGGATTCCGATGCCGGTGAGATGCGGGTCATTGATTATGTGGGGCTCGTGGCGACGATGAAAGACGCCAAATGGCGGCTGGTCAACAGGGACGTACGTCACGGGATGGTGCGGATATTAGCCGGAGAATATGACGAACTGCTTCGGGAGCGTATCCGGGTTGTCATCCGCTCACAGCTTCCTCTTGACATCCCCGGATCAATTGCCATGCGCCTTCGTCCCTATGCAGACAGTGTATCCGTCGCCTACCAGGAGAAGATCCTGGAACAGTATGGAGAGGTTGACGAAGGGTCCTATCCCCCCTGCATGGAGGCGATAATCCGTGCAGTCTCTGAAGGGACGAATATTCCCCATACCGCCCGGTTTTCCCTCACGGCATTTCTCCATACCATCGGTCTGCAGGAACCGCAGATTGTGGAGGTCTTCGCCCGGGCACCGGACTTTGATATCAGCCGGACGATGTACCAGGTCGAACATATCTCGGGGCGGGGCGGAACCGAATACACTCCGCCCGGCTGCCAGACCTTGAAGACCTACGGTCTCTGCGTGAACCGCGATGCAACCTGCAAGGATGTTTCCCATCCGCTCAGTTATTACAAACGAAAAAAGAAGGGCCGAAAAAAAGAGACTACCGAATCTGCTGCCCAATGA
- the dapB gene encoding 4-hydroxy-tetrahydrodipicolinate reductase, producing MTKVVICGALGRMGTTIAGLLQDADGLEFVGGVDIKGGESFGKPVVTAAEIDAFLERVQPDVMIDFTIASAAVENIRAATRHGVALVVGTTGFSPAQMEEVTAAIEGSVPAVISSNFSVGMNIFWKLVREAARRLGDYDIEVIEAHHRYKKDAPSGTAKTILNIIEEEAGVREKLYGREGITERADEIGVHVVRGGDIVGDHTVLFAANHETIELSHRAYDRAVFAHGVIRAAQYVGGKAPGIYSMDDVLSL from the coding sequence ATGACTAAGGTGGTTATCTGCGGTGCCCTCGGTCGCATGGGAACGACCATCGCCGGTCTTCTGCAGGATGCGGATGGGTTGGAGTTTGTCGGCGGGGTCGACATCAAGGGCGGCGAAAGCTTCGGAAAACCGGTTGTCACGGCTGCGGAGATCGATGCCTTTCTGGAGCGGGTTCAGCCGGATGTAATGATCGATTTCACCATCGCCTCAGCTGCTGTGGAGAACATCCGTGCCGCAACCCGGCATGGTGTTGCTCTCGTCGTCGGGACCACCGGGTTTTCCCCGGCGCAGATGGAGGAGGTAACTGCCGCAATCGAAGGCTCGGTGCCGGCGGTCATCTCCAGTAACTTCAGTGTAGGGATGAACATCTTCTGGAAGCTCGTTCGTGAGGCCGCACGGCGGCTTGGCGATTACGATATTGAGGTCATCGAGGCGCACCACCGGTACAAGAAGGATGCCCCGTCGGGAACGGCAAAGACGATCCTCAATATCATTGAGGAAGAGGCAGGAGTCCGTGAGAAACTCTACGGCAGGGAAGGCATCACCGAACGTGCCGATGAAATTGGGGTACATGTGGTCCGTGGCGGGGATATCGTCGGGGATCACACTGTTCTCTTTGCAGCCAACCACGAGACAATAGAGCTCTCCCACCGCGCCTATGATCGCGCAGTCTTTGCCCATGGCGTCATTCGTGCCGCACAATATGTCGGGGGCAAAGCACCGGGCATCTATTCGATGGACGACGTTCTGTCTCTCTGA
- the albA gene encoding DNA-binding protein Alba has translation MIKDNTVFVGNKPVMNYVLAVVTQFNNGAEEVSIKARGKAISRAVDTAEIALNRFLEDVAKKEIVTSTEIIDTESGQTNVSSIEILLSHNNL, from the coding sequence ATGATTAAAGACAACACAGTTTTCGTCGGCAACAAGCCAGTCATGAACTACGTTCTTGCAGTTGTCACCCAGTTTAACAATGGTGCAGAGGAGGTTTCGATCAAAGCAAGGGGAAAAGCGATTTCTCGTGCAGTAGATACCGCTGAGATTGCTCTGAACAGGTTCCTCGAGGATGTTGCGAAGAAGGAGATCGTTACATCTACGGAGATCATTGATACTGAAAGCGGTCAGACCAATGTCTCCAGTATTGAAATTCTCCTGTCACACAACAACCTGTAA
- the asd gene encoding aspartate-semialdehyde dehydrogenase: MINVGVLGATGAVGQRFVQLLAGHPWFNLTTLTASERSAGKKYKDVVNWRLDVPFPEETGELVVRPTTVESIKDLDLVFSALPANIAGEIESAAAQAGVGVCSNASSHRMDPDVPLVIPEVNHDHLGLIDVQRDAGKDGFIVANPNCSTIVLCMSLEPIRSMGLRDVKVATMQAISGAGFEGIAAMSIYENVVPFIGSEEEKMESEPLKIMGSFDGAEIVPASFTVSASCNRVPVIDGHTMAIWADIDATVDEVIAAFSSYCAPFSGLPHQPAHSVLYLDAENRPQPRLDRNRGDGMTVSVGRVREGLRYVAMGHNTIRGAAGASVLNAELIASKKYL; the protein is encoded by the coding sequence ATGATCAATGTAGGTGTGCTCGGAGCTACGGGTGCAGTTGGACAACGCTTTGTACAGCTTCTTGCTGGTCATCCGTGGTTCAATCTTACCACGCTGACCGCTTCGGAGCGGAGTGCGGGAAAGAAGTATAAGGATGTCGTCAACTGGCGTCTGGATGTGCCCTTCCCTGAGGAGACGGGAGAGCTCGTCGTCCGACCGACAACGGTTGAAAGCATCAAAGACCTGGACCTGGTATTCTCGGCCCTTCCGGCAAACATAGCGGGGGAGATCGAGAGCGCCGCGGCACAGGCCGGTGTCGGTGTCTGTTCAAATGCTTCATCTCATCGAATGGACCCGGATGTTCCTCTCGTCATTCCCGAAGTAAATCACGATCATCTCGGTCTGATTGATGTCCAGAGGGATGCAGGAAAAGACGGGTTCATCGTTGCAAATCCGAACTGTTCTACGATTGTCCTGTGCATGTCACTCGAACCCATACGCAGTATGGGGCTTCGTGATGTGAAGGTTGCAACCATGCAGGCAATCTCCGGGGCGGGCTTTGAAGGCATTGCGGCGATGTCGATTTACGAAAATGTTGTGCCGTTCATCGGATCCGAAGAGGAGAAGATGGAGAGTGAGCCACTGAAGATCATGGGTTCGTTTGATGGTGCCGAGATAGTTCCGGCATCCTTCACAGTCAGTGCAAGCTGTAACCGTGTGCCGGTCATCGACGGGCACACCATGGCAATCTGGGCGGATATCGACGCTACGGTCGACGAGGTCATTGCTGCCTTTTCTTCCTACTGCGCTCCCTTCTCCGGACTGCCGCATCAGCCTGCACACTCCGTCCTCTATCTGGACGCCGAGAACCGCCCGCAGCCCCGGCTTGACCGAAACCGTGGCGACGGCATGACCGTCTCGGTCGGGAGGGTCCGTGAGGGCCTTCGATACGTCGCGATGGGGCACAACACCATCCGCGGTGCGGCCGGAGCATCTGTGCTGAATGCTGAACTCATTGCATCGAAGAAGTATCTATGA
- a CDS encoding thiamine-phosphate synthase family protein: MSAEERAAVLHDLENAVRTICSSMDVSLVPEVGLNIVFALPNATDSADVAGVEGRIVRLRGHPHAVGEVAFGASSHVARVVLTALRHDPEIRSAANIRFSEGAVAIAEDMKFDICSFDRTSEPPGTRTMDWGVEQCCTDEVPDVIYDRGAVGKEPMIRILGEDPEVVVHNILMLSQRIIDTNE, translated from the coding sequence ATGAGCGCGGAAGAAAGGGCGGCAGTTCTCCATGATCTGGAGAATGCCGTCAGGACTATTTGTTCCTCGATGGACGTGTCACTGGTCCCCGAAGTGGGTCTGAATATTGTCTTTGCTCTTCCCAATGCCACCGATTCCGCTGATGTTGCAGGAGTCGAAGGGAGGATTGTGCGGCTGAGAGGACATCCACACGCTGTCGGGGAGGTCGCCTTCGGTGCAAGCAGTCATGTCGCACGCGTCGTCCTGACCGCTCTGCGGCACGACCCGGAGATCAGGTCTGCGGCAAATATCCGGTTTTCGGAGGGGGCAGTCGCTATTGCGGAGGACATGAAGTTTGATATCTGCTCCTTCGACCGGACGAGCGAACCGCCGGGCACCCGGACGATGGACTGGGGCGTGGAGCAGTGCTGTACGGATGAGGTCCCCGATGTGATTTATGACAGGGGTGCGGTGGGAAAAGAGCCGATGATCCGGATTCTGGGCGAAGATCCGGAAGTCGTTGTTCATAATATTCTTATGCTCTCACAGCGCATTATAGATACCAACGAATAA
- the dapA gene encoding 4-hydroxy-tetrahydrodipicolinate synthase, translated as MFEGIFPALITPFNETPDRGLNLDGLRTNIEFLIENGVHGVVPCGSTGESATLTFEEHEIVIGATIDAVGGRVPVIAGTGSNNTAEALRFTRSAYDQGADGVLVLSPYYNKPNRSGLIKHYTQLADIGVPVIVYNVPSRTGQNLTPDIICELAEHPNIVGVKEASGDITQISRIIEGTRDEEFTVLSGDDAMTLPVMALGGSGAIAVTANIQPAKMVAMVEAFLRGDLETARDIHYALSPLFRALFIDTNPIPIKKAVGLCGMAAGPVRLPLDDLDAEKTALLKEVLSRYD; from the coding sequence ATGTTTGAGGGTATTTTTCCGGCACTAATTACTCCTTTTAATGAAACGCCAGATCGGGGATTAAACCTCGACGGTCTTCGTACAAATATTGAGTTTCTTATTGAAAACGGGGTGCACGGCGTTGTTCCCTGTGGGTCCACCGGTGAGTCTGCGACTCTGACATTCGAGGAGCATGAGATTGTCATCGGTGCAACGATTGATGCGGTGGGGGGCCGGGTCCCGGTGATTGCCGGGACGGGGTCCAATAACACGGCCGAGGCACTGCGCTTCACCCGCTCGGCATACGATCAGGGCGCGGACGGAGTTCTGGTCCTTTCTCCCTATTACAACAAGCCGAACCGTTCGGGGCTCATCAAGCATTACACCCAGCTCGCCGATATCGGCGTTCCGGTTATCGTATACAACGTGCCCTCCCGTACAGGGCAGAACCTGACTCCTGACATTATCTGCGAACTGGCGGAGCATCCGAATATCGTCGGGGTGAAGGAGGCAAGCGGTGACATCACCCAGATTTCCCGGATCATCGAAGGGACGCGGGATGAAGAATTTACCGTCCTTTCCGGCGATGACGCCATGACCCTGCCGGTGATGGCTCTCGGTGGGTCGGGAGCGATTGCGGTGACTGCAAACATTCAGCCCGCTAAGATGGTGGCGATGGTGGAGGCATTCTTGCGGGGCGACCTTGAGACCGCTCGCGACATCCACTATGCTCTCTCGCCTCTCTTCCGGGCGCTCTTCATCGACACGAACCCCATCCCCATCAAAAAGGCGGTCGGTCTATGCGGTATGGCGGCAGGTCCGGTTCGCCTGCCTCTGGATGATCTCGATGCAGAGAAGACGGCCCTCCTGAAGGAGGTGCTCTCCCGCTATGACTAA